In Oscillatoria acuminata PCC 6304, a single window of DNA contains:
- a CDS encoding aspartyl protease family protein — protein MPTPIEKPMGKIITTLTITNRIDAGAAQRGLIPVEQVRSLTLDHVLVDTGATTLCLPSTAIAQLGLELLKEVDVATANGFSKARVFRDASIFLLGREGTFECLELPGGRDALLGVLPLEALGIELDLKNQQLKLLPETSMDTYLTIL, from the coding sequence ATGCCAACCCCAATAGAAAAGCCGATGGGCAAAATTATCACGACTTTAACCATAACGAACCGGATCGATGCAGGTGCCGCCCAGCGAGGTTTGATTCCTGTCGAACAAGTGCGATCGCTAACTTTAGATCATGTTCTTGTGGACACAGGGGCCACCACATTATGCCTTCCTTCAACTGCGATCGCCCAATTAGGTTTAGAATTACTGAAAGAAGTTGATGTAGCGACCGCTAACGGATTCAGTAAGGCTAGAGTTTTCCGAGACGCTAGTATTTTCCTATTGGGTCGAGAAGGAACTTTTGAATGCTTAGAATTACCTGGAGGACGAGATGCTCTCTTAGGAGTTCTTCCTCTCGAAGCATTAGGAATTGAACTAGATTTGAAAAATCAGCAATTAAAACTCCTCCCCGAAACCTCAATGGACACTTATTTAACTATTTTGTAA
- a CDS encoding chloramphenicol phosphotransferase CPT family protein has protein sequence MEQGKAIFLNGTSSSGKSTTAKLLQQRLDVAFLHVQMDDFFNMVPVQYKDDVEVCARMLAGFHHSISALVKTNNNVIVDHVLFHDAWLKECAELLRDDYVLFVGLHCPLPELERREKHREDRGDGWAREQYEVIHADKVYDVEIDTFASTPEECVEQIIAFYTSQQPSAFKQV, from the coding sequence ATGGAACAAGGCAAGGCCATCTTTCTCAACGGGACAAGCAGTTCAGGCAAATCCACCACAGCCAAACTTTTGCAGCAGCGTTTGGACGTAGCGTTTCTTCATGTGCAAATGGACGACTTTTTTAATATGGTTCCCGTCCAATACAAAGACGATGTTGAAGTTTGCGCAAGGATGTTGGCTGGTTTTCATCATTCCATTTCGGCTTTAGTCAAGACGAACAACAACGTCATTGTTGACCATGTTTTGTTTCACGACGCTTGGCTAAAGGAATGTGCGGAGTTGTTACGAGACGATTATGTATTGTTTGTTGGCCTCCATTGCCCACTGCCCGAACTTGAACGTCGTGAAAAGCACAGAGAAGACAGAGGCGACGGTTGGGCGCGAGAGCAATACGAAGTCATTCATGCCGACAAAGTTTACGACGTTGAAATAGATACCTTTGCCTCAACGCCGGAAGAATGTGTCGAGCAAATCATCGCTTTTTACACGAGTCAACAGCCTAGCGCATTCAAGCAGGTGTAA
- a CDS encoding DUF5367 domain-containing protein produces MSVRDRVGFITLGLVIWAAATWVYSLTGSFFFEGSATGYWLNVGFTGILCAVVSLGVMKWRKIKQQDWLQGAICIALPGMLGEIPILASFSELMSNMQPETAGRYAALLFGCYSTVIGTAWFMSAKASSQPISETRFVGTEQ; encoded by the coding sequence ATGAGTGTAAGAGATAGAGTTGGCTTCATTACTCTTGGCTTGGTCATCTGGGCAGCAGCAACGTGGGTTTATAGCCTGACTGGTTCCTTCTTCTTTGAGGGTTCTGCTACTGGGTATTGGCTCAACGTCGGTTTCACAGGCATTCTATGTGCCGTTGTTTCCCTAGGAGTGATGAAGTGGCGGAAGATTAAGCAGCAAGATTGGTTACAGGGTGCAATCTGTATTGCCTTGCCGGGGATGCTGGGCGAGATTCCAATTCTTGCCAGCTTTTCAGAACTGATGAGCAATATGCAACCCGAAACAGCAGGGCGGTATGCAGCCCTTTTGTTTGGATGCTACTCGACAGTGATTGGCACGGCTTGGTTCATGTCTGCAAAAGCAAGTTCTCAGCCTATTTCTGAAACACGGTTCGTAGGCACAGAGCAATAA
- a CDS encoding GNAT family N-acetyltransferase, which produces MELNVRDGFYLTSVHPKDKSAYLEHLNDKSVSDAIPVLPYPYTEAAADWWIQHRLELLSENGKEISFALRNSQGYLIGSVGVDDFKIGKIHKAEIGYWLARAYRGQSLASDALRVFVRYAFDHLEVTRLTAHTLDFNIASARILEKNGFKLEGCLRKHTKTRSGVFDTLAWGLLEGEE; this is translated from the coding sequence ATGGAACTTAATGTTCGTGACGGTTTCTACCTAACCAGTGTTCATCCCAAGGACAAGTCGGCTTATTTAGAACATCTCAACGACAAGAGTGTTTCTGATGCAATTCCTGTTCTTCCTTATCCCTACACAGAAGCTGCGGCTGACTGGTGGATACAACATCGCCTTGAACTGTTAAGTGAGAATGGCAAGGAAATTTCTTTCGCGCTTCGTAATTCCCAAGGTTATTTGATCGGTTCAGTTGGGGTGGATGATTTCAAAATAGGGAAAATACATAAAGCAGAAATCGGATATTGGTTAGCCAGAGCCTATCGAGGTCAAAGTTTAGCAAGTGATGCGCTACGTGTTTTTGTTAGGTATGCATTTGATCATCTTGAAGTAACCCGTCTTACTGCTCATACACTAGATTTCAACATAGCATCAGCAAGAATTTTAGAGAAAAATGGATTTAAGCTGGAAGGATGTTTAAGAAAACATACAAAGACTCGAAGCGGTGTGTTTGATACATTGGCGTGGGGGTTACTTGAAGGTGAAGAATAG
- a CDS encoding helix-turn-helix transcriptional regulator, which yields MKNRLKELRQLHQWSQSDLARELGVSRQAINGFESGKFDPSLNMAFKLASLFNITIEDVFVYEAKNSMQTLVERVKTFFGFEFGFERFTEEAINAVNFARNEAARLQNFQVEPEHLLTGLLADPTTTSARLLQANGVMPDIETNDHSFESRENLKFSPQSKFVLELALQIVRLQGKKSIGTEHLLWGLLRLSETNKGVLSDLFQSYGLDRVALNTQLAETV from the coding sequence ATGAAAAACCGACTGAAGGAACTTCGACAACTGCATCAATGGTCACAATCTGACCTCGCCAGAGAATTAGGAGTTAGTCGTCAGGCGATCAATGGGTTTGAATCTGGTAAGTTTGACCCCAGCTTAAACATGGCTTTCAAACTTGCCAGTCTGTTTAACATCACAATCGAAGACGTTTTCGTTTATGAGGCTAAGAACTCCATGCAAACACTGGTTGAGCGAGTCAAAACTTTCTTTGGCTTCGAGTTTGGGTTCGAGCGGTTCACTGAAGAGGCAATCAATGCAGTCAATTTCGCTCGAAATGAGGCAGCACGATTACAGAACTTTCAAGTTGAACCAGAACATCTGCTGACTGGCTTATTGGCTGATCCAACCACCACCTCGGCTCGTTTACTTCAAGCTAATGGTGTAATGCCAGACATCGAAACCAATGACCATTCTTTTGAATCCCGCGAGAATCTAAAATTCAGTCCACAAAGTAAATTCGTTCTGGAGCTTGCTTTACAAATCGTTCGACTTCAAGGTAAGAAATCAATCGGGACTGAACATCTCTTGTGGGGTTTACTTCGGCTATCTGAAACAAATAAAGGTGTTTTGAGTGACCTGTTTCAAAGTTACGGGCTTGATCGCGTAGCCCTGAATACCCAACTAGCAGAAACAGTTTAA
- a CDS encoding GNAT family N-acetyltransferase, whose translation MVLETKRLILREMTPHDVDDLLEILSDPETMQFYPQRFDHKMTQAWIERNIQRYAQDGFGLWALIFKENGKLIGDCGLVVQEVEGIEEIEIGYHIRRDLWGKGLATEAAQACRYFGFGQLGFNQLISLINPANIASRRVAEKNGMKLIKEIEWRNQPTCVYTIERSNSAA comes from the coding sequence ATGGTGTTGGAAACTAAACGGTTAATTTTGCGAGAAATGACTCCCCATGACGTGGATGATTTACTTGAAATCCTCTCTGACCCCGAAACGATGCAGTTCTATCCACAACGGTTTGACCACAAAATGACCCAGGCATGGATTGAGCGAAATATCCAGAGGTATGCTCAAGATGGGTTTGGGCTATGGGCGCTAATCTTTAAGGAGAATGGCAAACTGATTGGCGATTGTGGTTTAGTAGTGCAGGAAGTGGAGGGTATTGAAGAAATAGAAATTGGCTATCATATTCGTCGTGATTTATGGGGAAAAGGTTTAGCAACGGAAGCCGCTCAAGCCTGTCGTTATTTTGGGTTTGGTCAACTAGGTTTTAACCAACTCATCTCATTGATAAATCCTGCTAACATAGCCTCGCGTCGTGTTGCCGAAAAGAATGGAATGAAACTGATCAAAGAGATAGAGTGGCGAAATCAGCCGACCTGTGTTTATACTATTGAACGCAGTAACAGCGCGGCATAA
- a CDS encoding heme-binding protein — protein MSASLPLDFPNPTPPGAIEVKEYPEYRAVTYSHSGNVQQASQVAFNPLYQHISTNQIAMTTPVEVRYLDGLSSEVETPQTAEVSFLYPNQDISPEILTDEVKVTDYPPMTVVSIGIQGAYSWASYEQHLQRLQDWLNEHSEYVIIGPPRRFLYNSPMTPEASKLSEVQIPIAGVTAG, from the coding sequence ATGTCTGCATCTTTACCCCTTGATTTTCCCAATCCTACCCCACCCGGGGCGATCGAAGTGAAAGAGTATCCCGAATATCGGGCTGTGACTTACAGCCATTCGGGGAATGTTCAACAAGCCAGCCAAGTTGCTTTTAATCCGTTATATCAGCATATTAGCACCAATCAAATTGCCATGACAACCCCGGTTGAAGTGCGGTATTTGGATGGGTTAAGTTCGGAAGTAGAAACGCCCCAAACTGCTGAAGTTTCATTTTTATATCCGAACCAGGATATTTCGCCGGAAATCCTGACAGATGAGGTGAAGGTGACCGATTATCCCCCCATGACTGTGGTGAGTATTGGCATTCAAGGGGCTTATAGTTGGGCGAGTTATGAACAACATTTGCAACGGTTGCAAGATTGGCTGAATGAACATTCGGAGTATGTAATCATCGGCCCTCCGCGTCGGTTTTTGTACAATTCGCCGATGACTCCGGAAGCGAGTAAACTCAGTGAAGTGCAGATTCCGATTGCTGGGGTTACTGCTGGTTAA
- a CDS encoding DUF6194 family protein — MTPEEIIQYVCNALPGVVPKASWGETSLFYNPGRLLPNGVYFCTLKQHNGENDKASNLDREGVFRVAIGLNPKTYVRLFGQKPARPGKGDIVATDHDFKMLNELMPHPIYAWMSWVQILSPSRDKFEGVFPLIEEAHQEAVKKFEKKTANNSVATERFDSVD, encoded by the coding sequence ATGACACCAGAGGAAATCATCCAATATGTATGCAACGCTCTCCCAGGTGTAGTCCCAAAAGCTAGTTGGGGCGAAACGTCACTGTTTTATAATCCTGGTCGCCTGTTGCCTAATGGTGTTTATTTTTGCACGCTCAAACAACATAATGGCGAGAACGACAAAGCCTCAAATCTTGATCGAGAAGGTGTGTTTAGAGTGGCGATAGGTCTTAACCCCAAAACCTATGTTCGCTTATTTGGTCAGAAACCAGCACGCCCTGGCAAGGGTGATATTGTTGCAACGGATCACGACTTTAAAATGTTGAATGAGCTTATGCCACATCCAATTTACGCTTGGATGTCCTGGGTACAAATACTTTCCCCTAGCCGAGACAAGTTTGAGGGTGTTTTTCCTCTAATTGAGGAGGCGCATCAGGAGGCAGTCAAAAAGTTTGAGAAAAAGACAGCCAACAATTCTGTGGCAACAGAACGGTTCGATTCTGTTGATTGA
- a CDS encoding (2Fe-2S) ferredoxin domain-containing protein has translation MTPKRVLICTNRTCRKQGSQKVLAAFQSLPIPDVTIESSSCLGQCGNGPMVLILPDEIWYSQVQPDEVRAVVERHLQRGIPVKGMLYPKFHPQ, from the coding sequence TTGACCCCTAAACGAGTCCTAATCTGTACAAATCGCACCTGCCGCAAACAAGGTTCCCAAAAAGTCCTCGCCGCCTTTCAATCCTTACCCATTCCTGATGTCACCATTGAAAGTAGTAGCTGCTTGGGACAATGTGGCAATGGACCAATGGTGCTCATCCTCCCTGACGAAATCTGGTATTCCCAAGTGCAACCCGATGAAGTCCGGGCCGTAGTCGAGAGACATCTCCAAAGAGGCATACCCGTTAAAGGGATGCTATACCCCAAGTTTCATCCCCAGTAA
- a CDS encoding cysteine synthase A: protein MDIKQGFIGTVGNTPLIRLNSFSEETGCEILGKAEFLNPGGSVKDRAALFIIEEAERQGLLKPGGTVIEGSAGNTGIGLAHICNAKGYKCLIVIPETQSQEKIDTLITLGAEVRKVPAVPYRDPNNYVKLSGRLAEEMDNAIWANQFDNLANRMAHYQTTGPEIWSQTDGKIDAWLTATGTGGTYAGVSMFLKEKNPDIKCIVADPMGSGLYSYVKTGEINPVGNSVTEGIGNSRITKNMEGAPIDDAIQVDDQEAIRVIYQLLQKDGLFMGGSVGINVGAAVALAKEMGPGHTLVTVLCDSGQRYQSRLYDRQWLASKGLSPD from the coding sequence ATGGATATTAAACAGGGGTTCATCGGAACCGTAGGGAATACCCCCTTAATTCGACTCAATAGCTTTAGTGAAGAAACCGGATGTGAAATTTTAGGAAAAGCCGAATTTCTGAATCCTGGAGGGTCCGTTAAAGACCGGGCCGCCCTCTTCATCATCGAAGAAGCCGAACGCCAAGGCTTACTCAAACCCGGGGGGACCGTTATCGAAGGAAGCGCAGGCAATACCGGCATTGGATTAGCCCATATATGTAACGCCAAAGGCTATAAATGCCTAATTGTCATTCCCGAAACCCAATCTCAAGAAAAAATAGATACCCTCATCACATTAGGGGCCGAAGTGCGTAAAGTTCCGGCAGTTCCCTACCGAGATCCCAATAACTATGTCAAACTTTCCGGCAGACTAGCCGAAGAAATGGACAATGCAATTTGGGCCAATCAATTTGATAACCTAGCCAACAGAATGGCCCATTATCAAACCACCGGACCTGAAATTTGGTCTCAAACCGATGGTAAAATTGACGCTTGGCTAACTGCAACGGGAACTGGCGGTACTTATGCCGGGGTTTCTATGTTTTTAAAAGAAAAGAACCCCGACATTAAATGTATCGTTGCTGACCCAATGGGCAGTGGATTATATAGCTATGTAAAAACCGGGGAAATCAACCCAGTCGGCAACTCCGTCACCGAAGGCATTGGCAATAGTCGGATTACCAAAAACATGGAAGGTGCACCGATTGATGATGCCATTCAAGTGGATGATCAAGAAGCCATTCGCGTGATTTATCAACTCCTCCAAAAAGATGGTTTATTCATGGGAGGATCTGTGGGGATTAATGTCGGTGCCGCCGTCGCTTTAGCCAAAGAAATGGGTCCGGGTCATACCCTGGTAACGGTTCTTTGTGATAGTGGACAACGCTATCAATCCCGGTTATACGATCGCCAGTGGTTAGCCTCCAAAGGACTATCCCCCGACTAA
- a CDS encoding glutathione S-transferase family protein, protein MSLTFYFAPMSTASITEAVLAELAIPFDLVTLNISVGDTITAEFLKVNPNGRVPAIVHEGTAIWESSAITMYLGEVFGVEANLYPAPGPKRGEAMKWIAWSNVTFAEAASRLFASLPPEKQGDPETNVQEEVAPEMKSAIAMEKAKADLADCLSILNGGLEGRSFLIGDYSLADTHLQGIVGWIGSMEVDLAPFPNVTGWLQRCYERPAIARLMVG, encoded by the coding sequence ATGAGTCTTACATTTTATTTCGCTCCCATGTCCACGGCTAGTATCACTGAAGCCGTTCTGGCAGAACTTGCTATACCGTTCGATCTCGTAACACTCAATATCAGTGTTGGAGACACTATAACGGCTGAATTTCTGAAGGTTAACCCAAACGGCAGAGTCCCTGCAATCGTGCATGAAGGAACAGCGATTTGGGAGTCTTCTGCGATCACAATGTACCTCGGTGAAGTCTTTGGCGTAGAGGCCAATCTTTATCCCGCCCCAGGGCCAAAGCGTGGCGAAGCCATGAAATGGATCGCATGGAGTAACGTTACTTTTGCAGAGGCGGCTAGCCGTTTATTCGCATCCTTGCCACCTGAAAAGCAGGGAGATCCTGAGACTAACGTGCAGGAAGAAGTAGCCCCTGAGATGAAAAGTGCGATCGCAATGGAGAAAGCAAAAGCGGATCTTGCTGATTGTCTCAGCATTCTCAATGGTGGGTTGGAAGGACGATCATTTTTAATCGGTGACTATAGCCTCGCAGACACTCATCTGCAAGGCATCGTTGGTTGGATCGGTTCAATGGAGGTTGATTTGGCTCCTTTCCCCAACGTCACAGGATGGCTGCAGCGCTGCTACGAGCGTCCGGCGATCGCTAGGTTGATGGTAGGCTAA
- a CDS encoding MDR/zinc-dependent alcohol dehydrogenase-like family protein, producing the protein MKGLWLENQQLQLRSQLPIPEPPPGEALIRVLRAGICNTDLELLRGYYPYSGILGHEFVGVVERGPESLQNQRVVGEINAYCGNCRFCRKGQPTHCENRTVLGIVNRNGAFAEYLTLPVKNLYAVPDTITTDMATFTEPIAAALEIQEQVSITPGDRILVVGDGKLGQLVAQTLALTGCDLLAVGRHRDKLENLESLGIKTGFADAVTDRQFDIAVECTGNPEGFTIARRALRPRGTLVLKSTYAGHLTLDISSLVVDEITLIGSRCGPFPKALELVAQNKINVKPLIQAKYPLDEAIAAFEHAQQRGVLKVLLEISP; encoded by the coding sequence ATGAAAGGACTCTGGCTAGAAAATCAGCAATTACAACTGCGATCGCAACTTCCCATCCCCGAACCCCCACCAGGAGAAGCCCTGATCCGAGTTTTGCGGGCGGGAATTTGTAATACCGACCTCGAACTGCTGCGGGGTTATTATCCCTACAGTGGCATTTTAGGACATGAATTCGTCGGTGTGGTGGAACGCGGACCCGAATCCCTGCAAAATCAGCGCGTTGTGGGAGAAATTAACGCCTATTGCGGAAACTGTCGGTTTTGTCGCAAGGGACAACCCACCCATTGCGAAAATCGCACAGTGTTGGGAATTGTCAATCGCAATGGCGCTTTTGCCGAATATTTGACTCTGCCGGTTAAAAACTTGTATGCGGTGCCGGATACGATTACAACGGATATGGCAACCTTCACCGAACCGATCGCTGCTGCCTTAGAAATTCAAGAACAAGTGTCCATCACCCCGGGCGATCGCATCTTGGTGGTAGGCGATGGCAAATTAGGGCAGTTAGTCGCCCAAACCCTCGCCCTCACGGGTTGTGACTTACTCGCAGTCGGACGACATCGGGACAAACTGGAGAATTTGGAGTCCCTAGGCATTAAAACGGGATTCGCCGATGCCGTTACAGACCGCCAATTTGATATCGCTGTGGAATGTACCGGCAACCCCGAAGGATTTACCATTGCCCGTCGCGCCTTACGTCCCCGGGGCACACTCGTCCTCAAAAGCACTTATGCGGGTCACCTCACCCTAGATATCTCGTCCCTGGTGGTGGATGAAATTACCCTAATCGGGTCCCGTTGCGGTCCATTTCCCAAAGCCTTAGAGCTTGTAGCACAAAATAAAATAAATGTCAAGCCTTTAATTCAAGCCAAGTATCCTCTCGACGAGGCGATCGCTGCCTTTGAACACGCCCAACAGCGAGGGGTTTTAAAAGTGTTGTTAGAGATTAGCCCGTAG
- a CDS encoding class I SAM-dependent methyltransferase, which yields MTSQVHLPYFDRILDLLNNQNQEAIAAFGRHVHWGYWEDPNRADGTLPDFANATEQLSRKVCDAGNITDGLKILDCGCGFGGTIASLNERFSNLELVGVNIDERQLERARSQVHPLNQNAISFICADACNLPFEDNTFDVVLAVECIFHFPSRETFFQEAHRVLKPGGHLAICDFVPLKISLPLMQFLDNFLQSSVQKTYGSVQSNFSLSTYRTLAQTTGFIPRIEEDITRNTLPTYPLVRELCRQNGAAETAKITAGAELVSKLGITRYLILSFEAIDP from the coding sequence ATGACATCTCAAGTTCACCTCCCCTATTTTGACCGGATTTTGGACCTATTAAACAACCAAAATCAAGAGGCGATCGCCGCATTTGGTCGTCACGTCCATTGGGGATACTGGGAAGACCCCAACCGCGCCGATGGGACCCTTCCCGACTTTGCCAACGCGACTGAACAACTCTCCCGGAAAGTTTGCGATGCGGGAAACATCACCGACGGATTAAAAATTCTCGATTGTGGTTGTGGATTTGGCGGCACGATCGCCAGTCTCAACGAACGGTTTTCTAACTTAGAATTGGTGGGTGTCAATATTGACGAACGCCAACTCGAACGGGCGCGATCGCAAGTCCATCCCCTCAATCAAAATGCCATCTCCTTCATCTGTGCCGATGCCTGCAACCTACCCTTTGAAGACAACACCTTTGATGTCGTCCTCGCCGTCGAATGTATCTTCCATTTTCCCAGCCGAGAGACCTTCTTTCAAGAAGCACACCGCGTCTTAAAACCCGGAGGGCATCTCGCTATTTGCGATTTTGTCCCCCTCAAAATCAGCCTCCCCCTCATGCAATTCCTGGATAATTTTTTGCAATCATCAGTCCAGAAAACCTACGGATCAGTCCAGAGTAACTTCTCCTTATCCACCTATCGAACCCTCGCCCAAACCACCGGATTTATCCCCAGAATAGAGGAGGATATCACCCGAAATACCCTACCAACTTATCCCCTAGTTCGCGAACTCTGTCGCCAAAATGGAGCAGCCGAAACCGCCAAAATTACCGCCGGGGCCGAGTTGGTCAGCAAATTAGGAATTACCCGCTATTTAATTCTTTCTTTTGAGGCAATTGACCCCTAA
- a CDS encoding peroxiredoxin encodes MSLRLGDTVPNFTQASSQGEINFYDWAGESWVVLFSHPADYTPVCTTELGEVARLQAEFEKRNVKTIALSVDDVESHKGWIVDIEEVGNVRVNYPILADADRKVSDLYDMIHPNSNNTLTVRSVFVIDPQKKLRLVLTYPASTGRNFVEILRAIDSLQLTDNYSVATPVNWKDGDDCVIVPSIKDPEVLKEKFPKGYTAVKPYLRLTPPPNK; translated from the coding sequence ATGTCTCTGCGTCTAGGTGATACCGTACCCAACTTTACTCAAGCATCCTCCCAGGGAGAGATTAACTTTTACGACTGGGCAGGAGAGAGTTGGGTCGTGCTGTTTTCTCATCCTGCGGACTATACCCCGGTTTGCACCACGGAACTCGGGGAAGTTGCCCGTCTCCAGGCTGAATTCGAGAAGCGCAATGTCAAAACCATCGCCCTGAGTGTCGATGATGTAGAATCCCACAAAGGTTGGATTGTTGATATTGAAGAAGTTGGCAACGTGCGCGTCAATTATCCAATTTTGGCCGATGCCGATCGCAAAGTCTCCGATCTGTACGACATGATCCATCCCAATTCCAATAATACCCTCACCGTGCGATCGGTCTTTGTCATTGACCCGCAGAAAAAACTCCGGTTGGTGTTAACATACCCTGCGAGTACCGGACGCAACTTTGTGGAAATTCTCCGGGCGATCGACTCCTTACAACTCACGGATAATTACAGCGTTGCTACCCCAGTCAACTGGAAAGATGGCGATGACTGTGTGATTGTCCCCTCCATCAAAGACCCCGAAGTTTTAAAGGAAAAATTCCCCAAAGGATACACTGCGGTTAAACCGTACCTGCGGTTAACCCCACCCCCGAATAAATAG